The DNA window TGTTCCAGAATGAAACATCCTAGCGAGTATTTATTTTAAGGATTGTTGTAGCAATTTGCATTCCAGGTACTCACTGGGTGAATTTCATGTCCGGTTTTCCTCACTTTTTCTTTAGAGTCAACATTATGCTCACACTTTTGGCTTCAAACTAAATGTCTCAGGAACTACTAAACTTGATTTGACTTTTGATGTTTTCATTTAGTTGTCAAATACAGTGTTATCTTACACTAATGTGAGAGCTTTACAGACATGGTGCGAGGTTAAGTATGTGCGTAGGTGGGATTAGATGCCCAGTCTGTACCCGTTGCTCAAGCACACACTGACTTTTTTGGCAGATGAGCAAGGCGCCGATGAGTCCCGAGTTTAAATCTCGGACCGTGTCCACCTGGGAGGAGTAGGAGTAGGTGAGGCACTCCGGGTCACTGGGGGTGGGACCGTCTTTGGGGTTTATGTCCCACACATACTCATAGTAGCCTCCGGGGGAGACGGCGTCATCCTCCTTCTCGTGGCCCGCTGTGGAGTCATCGTAGCCGGCTCCTGGGGAGAACGACGGAGAGTGACTCCTCTGCGTTatctcagcagaggaggagggtcgAAGCAGGAAAATGGGTGTCACATGAATGCGAGTAATCCGCTGCGCTATTTACCGTATACTGTACAAAATGAAGAACTATAAAAACGCTTCCAGATGTTGAATCATTGCTAGCAGGTGCAGCTTTTCAGAGAATGATTAACTCCGCTTTAGGAATCCATCCTGAGTCAGGCCACAACAACGGCTGCTTGGGATCTGCAGCACCGTTAGGACGAATGCCAATGGCTTCTGTTTAGGGTAATAATCTTCAAAAGCTCCTTGGATCAgggattattcattatttacattTGGGTATCATGATTCTGGAATAAGTCATCATGCTCTAAGACTTGCCGTTTGGCTGAAACGTGCTGAAAAGAGTTTGCTCAAACAAGAAAATTGTTAGCGTTGCTCGCTGTAATTTCCCAAGAATGGGCAGTTTTTGGGCAACACTGTGCGGCTCTGTGGTTAGTATAGCAATGTGCCATTTACATCATTGTCGTGTGCCTCTTCTTCTTTATTGGAATTACTTTAgaatagcaaaaacaaaaagacatgtGAGTAAGAAGATTAAGTTTGTATTTTGGCCACTAAGAGTTTTGCCATGAGCTACAACACAGATTTTGTATTAAATATGAGTCAAAAAAAGTTATGAAGTGTGCTGCTGACTAACGATGAGCACGTCCACCCCCTGAAAGTAAAGTAGGTCAGAGAACGACCGTAAATCCGTCCAATCGTTTATTTTCTACCTTCCGACTGTTTCCAGTAGGTGATCCCCACAGGGCTGATACTGTAGGGCTGAGAGGCCAGGTTTTTGAAGTGGACCACCACCCGCTCGCCAGCCTGGGCGACAATAGCGGGACCTTGAATACCTGCAACCGGAGGACACAACATATAACATCCCCTTTTAGGACAACAACCCCCGTAACAGAACGGAAGAAttgttatgttttcttttttttgtgttgaaaagtCAAGCAATCACTTTTCAGTATTGAAAtcacattttttactgtaaaactACTAGAATATAATATGTAGACCATGAATACCTGTCCATGCTGGCCTTGGTTTGGGGACTGTGTATGTAGAGTCTGTATACTCCCTGTATATTGCCTTCACGTACTTTTGAGGAGGATCTTTGGATctacttgtagaagaaaaaaatgatgaaattatAAGAAGATAATCACTTATAAACAATCCATCTGACTTTCAATTCCCTTAACTATAGTTGTCTAACTTTCGGAAGCAGGAGCCTGGATTTGGAAAACATAACtccccatttttctttttttttccaaatgagaGAAGCTAGTTGCGAACCAAAAGACGGACTCACCTTTGTTCGGACCCTGTTGGGTGGACGTAGTCCCAACCGACTTCTACCGCCGCTACGTAGTACACCCTCACCGCGGGGGGCGGCTTCACGTCCCCGGCGCAGCAgcccaggagcagcagcagggtggCGGCTCTCATCGCGATCATCCCCGACGTGTCCAGGGTCAGTGTGCGGGCTTCTCCCGTGGACTGCGGCGTTTATaaggacgggggggagggggggagttgCACCTGTGGGCGTGCGCGATGCGTAAAATCCGCAATCTCTGCCAAGAGGTCATCGGTGTTATTGTCcattaagagggggggggggggggcatttctctCGGGAATACTTAAAATGATGGATCATTAAAAAACGGTAGAAACCGTAGCCTGTACTTGTATCGGTTTTCTCTTCCCCGGTAAAGAGTATTTTCTGGGGAAGTTTTTATTTTCCCGAGGCGGGGGTCGATGGACAGAGGATGGTTCGTGTGCCGTACAGATCGTTCTGAAACTAATTTGTGATATTGGGATGTACAAATAAACTGGAGGCAAGACTAAAGtacaaaaagtaaaatgacATGACGGGAAGATTCCTGAGATGATCATAATTTCCTTTTAGGAATGGAACGGAGAGCCACAGCTTGATAACGAGGTTACACTGTCACCTTGTGGCAAATAAGAGGAAATGCAGAACTTTAACATTTCCCAACCCTGAAAATAAATAGGAATTGCACAACAAATGGTTTcagtattttaattaaaatctgAAAAGTCTCATTTATAGATCTAGATTAGATCTAGAAACGAGCATTCCTCAGTGGTGACCAAATGCATAGAACACTCTTTAAATAGTTGGTAAAAACGgaagcagaacaaaaaaatagCAATTCATCACACTTttaagaaacagaaaatgtaaaactaatGTCACATTGGGACGGAAATGCTCACAAAAATATGTCTGGAAATAAACAACCACATGAAAAAGATGCAAAATGAACTGACAATATGTgtgcaagcaaaaaaaaagcttaatagACAATGTTTGTCCtctgaaaacaaagacaacacattCCGATCCAAACTTTGATCAAAATACATATAAACCTTCATGTCAAAACAGCACAGTTCACAGCTTCAGGGAGTTGACCTCTATGATCTGCTGCAGGATGTTGTCCACGTCGGTGGTCTCCATGCTGATGCCAGCCAGGTCCAGTTGAGGCAAGAGGGCCGTGAGAAGCACCACCACATTGTTACGGATGCTGTGCAGGTCTTCCTGCGAGGATCTGATAAGAAGAGCTTACTCAATAAAACAGTCGCTGAGGTGATGAAACACTGCCCCGGGGAATTTATATGTGGTTTACAAATCAGCAAAAATGTAGCAAGAGattgtgtcaaaaaaaaaaaaaaaaagatatcggTTTGGGCTACGATTGGTTTGGATTGCTTTATCTTTTCAAGTAGAAGCCTCTGCACACAAGTGTATTCCGGGCCAGCTGCAGGAAACAACTATCCTGGGATATTACGGAGACTGATTTTTAATCTGAAAGTCAGCAGTTTCCAACAACAAAACCTACGGTTCTAACACATTTCTGAACTCATTGTATAAATCCAGGGGTGCCGGCGTCTGCCCGGTCTAGAATACACACCTGCTGCTTTCACAGGCCTCGTTGTCCCCGGCGATCATCCTGCTATAACCTTCTGCCTTCTCCTTCTTGGACGCGCTGTGCTCGGTCGGCCCTATCGAGCCGCACAGAGCTCTCGGACTCAGGaccaccacgcccggacgtgCAGCCGGGCCGGGCCAGCTGGATGAACTCGAACTCTGACTCAGAGGAGGGGGAACAGGGGATGAACGTTAGATCTTTGCAGACCAAGCAGACGGCCTaaaacatctttctttcttgtttttttttcatgtgtcatcACGATAAACTTTAAATGTTGGGTGCAAACTCTGCTGACCTCAGCCACGTCGGTCTGGCAGCCGACCTCTCTGCTGGCCGTGGATGCCGcacgggtctcggggggccccGCGGGGGGCTTTTCGGTGCCGCCGTCGGCTGCGGTGCCTGTGGCTTCCAGAGCGAGAAGCCTCCGCAGCCGCAGGGCCTCTTTCTCCAGGCCGGCCAGCTTCTGCACACTAGCCTCGCGCCCGCTCCCGTCGGGGGGCAGCGGCCTGCTCCGAGGCCCCTCGGTTCGACTCAGAGGGGATACCATCACAGTCTGGGTGGAGGGGAGGCAGTGGGTCCGGGTGAGACTGCTGGGGGCTCGCTGGGCTGCATCACCTGGTTTCTCCCCTTGGCCGCCATCGCCAGGCTTGGTCTTCTCCGAGAGCACCGCCTCgggtgtgtttgttggtttctgCAGATTCATCTTTTCGGCCATATTTTCCGAGTGAGGCTGCTCCTCCTGAAGACACGGCCTCTTGTTCTCACTGTGAACTAAAGATCCCATTTTCCTCTTTTGGCTACAGAGGACAAAAGTGAAAAAGGAAATTTCGTCAAACATTTTTGAAACCGGCATTACATAACACACTATTTTGTGAGGTtgtatttttggggggttttgcgCTTAATGCTGTTGAAACGTTATATAAGATTTGACAGGGTCACGTTTAGATCGTCTGCGGAAGAAGAGCTCTAGTTGTAATCGTTGTTTACGAGGACTATTCAacatcagacaaaaaaaacattgaccaaatggaaaaaatgaatcaataaaatcTCATtaattatatatctatatagatacatattttagggctgtcaacaacaactcttttgttgttgttgagattAATGcggcaaaatattttaacggaGTTAACGTAACTTTGGATGTAGtctttggaagaaaaataaacattgtaataacaacaacaataacaacattcAGTTATCGCCATCAAtcgagatgaatgaatttcaaaatgtgcgattaattagttaattattttttatctattgacagccctaatagttatattttaagttatattataattatatttttaattaatattaagTTGTGATTCCAAACACAATACGCATACAACATAGCGCACCTCACGTACacgttctcctcctctccttcgaCCCGCTCCACACTCGGGTCGCTCTCTTTATCTTCACTCCCGTCATCGAGGGTCTCATCCTCCGCGCGTGGGACTCGTGTGTTGCCTTCAATGACCGTGCCTCTTCCCGTGTGATGGCGTTGTACGTGTGCGTCCGGAGTCGTGACTGTACTTTGTGTCTGTGCACTGTCATGAGCGAGTGCGTCAGTCAGGTGATCCGGCTCGAGGTCGTCCTCCTCTCCGTGGCACCGACCCGCCCTGAAGGTGAGCCAGCTCGGCTCCGATGAACTGCGTGAGAGGATTTGATGTTTGGGCGTTTGGTCCTGGAAGTCCCGCACCTGCATAAACCACaaaacacacttacacacaacgCAGCCAGGTGTCGGACGGCTAATCGCCACAATGGCAGCTTTAGCAATATCAAAGTTTGCTAAAGTTTCAAACTTTTTACAAACCTCCAAGGATTTTTCTCGTTTTCTGCTTTTGGGATGCTCTCTGCGGGAAAGAGCAAATAGATGGATGAGTCCACGTGAGGTCTAAcagtaatgacattttttataacTCCAATGACTGAATTGGGCTTCACCTAATTTTCCAATTTGCTTTCTCTCCGATTGGTTTGTGCTCCCAAACCCTTAAATGCTTGAGATCTGAGAGGATAACAGATTATTGTTCTATTTTGCAGCAAAAAATCCATTTGGGATCAGCTGTTTTGTCTCCAATCCGACTGCAAGTAGGATTATCTGTTACTTGGGTAGAAAGCGCTGGGAAAATAGTAAGTAGGAAGATAGAAGCCACACATATAGTTTACACATTTACGGGTTGAATAAAcctttgaatattttttattacattttgtgaaCCTGAAATTACGCTTgagtgagtttaaaaaaaaaaatgcaaaataggTTTCTAGCTAACTTCTGCGAGAGTTGTTATCTCAGCACGTAAACTTATTAGCTCCTAATAGGCAGCCAATAACTTCTAACCCACTTTTGTATCAGATGTTAGACTGTTCAGTTTGTTCCACTGGTTATTATTTGAACTGCCTTCATGGGAACTTAGTAAGAACTGACAGATGTCTCACTTAAGTCCTATATTTGGTCACTATTGAGCACAGTGAAGCAAAACCAGACACACGAACAGGAAATAAGAGTGTGAAACTGAGACAGGAACCAAACGTTGGGACACGTGCACCCACATGCGCACGCAGGCATGCAGCTAGAGCAGCAGCATGAGACACTTCTCTGTGTGTCCAAATACTCACACAGGCGACGTTTGAGCGATTTAGAGAAATGAAACGGGAGCTCActgtttcttgtgttttttgtggtaGCTGGGTGTCAACAGCTCGTCGCTGTCTTCTGCTTCCTCTGGCAAAGAGCAGCTtctgaaagagaaacagagcTGGCAACTCCAACGAAAAGAAACTGCTAAAGTTGAGCGCGTGGCGTCGAGGTAGCAgccaaaacagacacacactgacctccGTTGCTAAAGCACAAGTCTCCAGGTCTACATGGCAGTTGAATTTAGCCTCTAAGAAATAAAAGGCGTGTGATCTTAATTATCTTATTTGTTTTACAGTTTGAAGTCATTCTGATAGATAATAGAGGGATGATGATTAACTAGGTGTGAGAGGACATTcgttgttttattatttctggCACGTGCTCGAAAACCATGAGCAAACTTACCCACGGCAATCCgccacacaaaatacacacctGTAATCTAGATTGGGATTCTGGCTGCAGTTCCAGTTTTCAGGAGCCACATTGTAATAATTGGCCGGGACCTTTCGCCACTGCAGGCAGTCTTCACACTGTAACCACATGGGACCCCTGTACATAGGAACACACACGCATGGGAGGAGTCAGCAAACAGACGCGGACATTGGAGGGAAAGGTATTAACTATTAAAATAATTATCACAGTGAGTCCATCCGTTTGAGTACATGAACATAAAAATGCGTTTCTGCATCACAAGTAAATGAAGTTGAATTGGGTAAAAAGGTTGTTTTACGGTTTTAGTTGAATCGTAACTTCCTACGTAAgataattagggtcctcgcgacgactagtcgtagaggaacctattgtatttcaaggaattattattagggcctgagccgactgaaagtcaggCGAAGCCCTATTTAGTTTCAAAGAATGATTAAGTCTTATTATTCTTTCACCACtttaatcgcacttttggggacgtgaacatattcaaaaactcttgaatttttgcatgcgcttcaggaGTGCATGCAAACTTGAGgaattcttggggtcgcgcaattaggggataaataaaaagtgctctctagcgacCCCGTAAGTGCTCCCGCTGGGGAAGTTTTtgcccacttttaccgattgacttgaacctttgcacacaggtgctcttggatgtgctctacaaaaaagtaaatcatggtatgcaaatccACGTAAtcttaaaatgaccaaatgtagtctggtgatagattgtgaaggaaattggctcatacatggtattttgagaggctttttttttgggatagtacatcagaatgtcctggttatccctaAGTGACACCTTGGGGATATGTACTATAATGCTGAAGTGAATTTAACATGTTACTATGGattctttccttttaaatccaATCTGAAATTGACCAGATGTAGTCTTGTGATAGATTGTGAAGGAAACTAGCTCATGTATGGTACTttgagaggctttcattttggactggtacatcagaatgtggTGTGACCTGGTTATCACCTGGTCACACcttggtgatgtgtactctctgcctgaagtggaattactgtgtgACTATTTTTAGttaacttttatttataacctgaaattgaccaaaagtagtcttgtgaaagattttgaaggaaaccattcagctcatttttggtattttgagaggctttcattttgTAACAGTAGATCAGAATGTCCTAGTTATATGTTGACAGAAAAGGCCTAAGGCCATGAATATGTTTTCACTTTGCACTCCTTTTACAACCACAACtttacagaaacaaaaacagtcgACACTTACTCTTCAGCGTCCGGCTGGTCCTCATTTTCATCTCTTTCCACAGCCTGGAACTCGCGCTCCCGGGCCTTCTTATCTTCCACCTCTCTCCAGTAGTCGTTCAGCTTAAGGCCCAAAGCACCGAGGGTAAGTCTTGGGAGAAGAGAAAGTAGAAGGCTGTTTCACCATTTGCCCCAAACACAACGGTGCTTTAAGAGAATAAAGAGTATGTTTCTCCAGAAAGAGTTAACTGCTGCTTTGCTTCCTAATATTTTTGTGATCACGGTACGTAGCCGTTATTTTTAATCCTTCCATGTGCATATTTGCACAGagcttcttctgcttttttgtGTGGCGTACCTGTATTCTTTGGTGTATTCAAAGTCCTGCTTGTTGTGGGCAGGTTTGAGGAAGTTACACTCGATGATACCGATGACCCCGACGCCCGCCCTCTGACCCGAAGCCTGTGCAGAATTGGGAGGTGTGATGAAGGTCACTGTACGTCTGCCATACTGGAAGACGTACAGTGACATCGGTTTCTTTTACCTTCAGCTGGCAGCCCACTTTCTCGTAGGCTTTGATGAGTCGGTTCCTGTGGTACATCATGATGCCGTAGTGGTCTTTGTTTTTCGGGTTCAGCCCAAAGGTCACCTTCACCTTCTCTTTCTGGCGGACACCAGTCAAGGTTAACGAGCATTGGCAGGTTTACAGAAAAAGATTGATTTATAATATAAGTCATACAATGCATTCTAGAAATGAAGATGGAAGGAGCCGGTTTTTAACAAGAATAAATGAAGGAAAACTGCATGAAATTAGTCTGCATTAAGAAATATGTCACAAACAGGAAACCTTTAAAGGAATTAGCTCCAAACCGCTGGACTCAAGctcaaaagcatttttttcatgtgcttttcatctggaaaaaaacaacaatttaatcATCATAGAGAAATATGAAATAACTGGACCTCCACACTAGAGGCAATACTAGTTCTACATTGTCTTCAAACAGTTTAAAGTCTTTGCCAGACTAAAGCAAAGTCACAGTTTCTCTCAATTCTCCTTGCCTGCTACCTTCCCACTTCCTCATCTGAATAATGGCATGGCTTCATAcccacatccacacaaacagtttaggGATACACTAAAGTGGGGTTTGTACACGTCATGCTCAATGTGTTTCAGCCTCTTGGACACCAGCTTCACCGGGATCTTCTTCCCCCTCAGTATGATCTGCGTCCTGGGCTTCAGATACAAGATGCTGAGGTAGGCCTGAGAGCAGCACAGAGACAATGTAAGACATTTAGAATATAAAACACCAACTCTTATATTATTTTGAGCTCGACACGGACACGTTGGTGTATAGGAGTACGGTATTCAAACTTTctcttgaaaaaaaagtcactatGTATCTAAGAAGAACTCAAAGGATGTCAGCACGGGGAATTGCTAACAACAATTACGACATGAGTTCAAATGAAAACTGGGTCAGTATTACTGCAAAACCAAATGTACCTCTCTGCTTGAAGCTCGCACCCCTACCCAGgccccacacacgcacaaacaagtTCACAGACGACTTTTAATATCTACTTTCTGGGGATTACCCAAAGTTTAACCACAACCACTCCATCTCACGTCCTAAATGTCCCTCAAACCCTGATCTTAACCACCAAACCTCAAATATTCTAGAATAGCTGGCAACAAGCTCACAAATTGACGCTATTATTACATATaattaaaatgatcttttttttccagataaaTTGTAGTATTAGTTTTCTTTCATGCCATTGAATGATGAAGATTGTGCAACTTTGATGGAAAGAGCCGGCAGCGACTACTGAATGGACTGAATGGATTTTGAATGAAACTACACGGCACTGTGTTGCACTTTATCACTCTATCAACCCACCAGGCCCCCGTTCACCAACAAAATGATATACCACATGTGATGCTAGTACACATGCTGCACTATGATgaccacaaacaaagacacgCGCCACCCCCTTAGGGAGGCGATCCACTCACTTTGAGGCTGTAGTGTATGTCGGGAATGTCGTGTTTGGCTCTCGGGGAGCCGAACGTCCTCAGACATTTCTTCAGCTCCTCGTTGTGAATCTCGGGCAAGCGGAAGTCACTCACGTCCGTCTCAAAGTCCACCTCTGGCTTGCCATCTTTTGCCCTTCAGGATAACACCAAAAGAAATTTTACTTGCGGAGCAGCAGAAAAATAAGATCTTGTAGATTTTCCCAATTGGAAAGCTACAAAAACTGGGATGATAAATGTAGCGCTTTACACTAGGGATCCATTAGCACAGTCTCACCCTGGGCACTAAATGTGGGACTTAGTAGACACATCTTTCTGCCTCCAGcgtaaaggaggaggaaaacaatAGAACTTCTGGGAACTCCTTTTATGAAGCACTTAAAaatgccttgttgttgaaatgtgctgtaCAAACAAAACTGCCTCGCCTTAAAGACGTTTTTTTATCgagagaaggaaaaaggacTTAA is part of the Pungitius pungitius chromosome 2, fPunPun2.1, whole genome shotgun sequence genome and encodes:
- the zgc:152774 gene encoding MORC family CW-type zinc finger protein 3; its protein translation is MARLSEHGIRLSSMSPSFLNSNSTSHTWPFSAVAELIDNASDPGVTAKQIWIDVVDEDGHLCLTFTDNGSGMTPNKLHKMLSFGFTEKGSGKASQQAIGVYGNGFKSGSMRLGRDALIFTKNGGCQSVGMLSQTYLQNIKAQAVIVPIVPFNQQTKSLVVTEDSEASLAAILQHSLITSQEQIHSHFDSILSKKGTKILIWNIRRAKDGKPEVDFETDVSDFRLPEIHNEELKKCLRTFGSPRAKHDIPDIHYSLKAYLSILYLKPRTQIILRGKKIPVKLVSKRLKHIEHDVYKPHFSKEKVKVTFGLNPKNKDHYGIMMYHRNRLIKAYEKVGCQLKASGQRAGVGVIGIIECNFLKPAHNKQDFEYTKEYRLTLGALGLKLNDYWREVEDKKAREREFQAVERDENEDQPDAEEGPMWLQCEDCLQWRKVPANYYNVAPENWNCSQNPNLDYRSCSLPEEAEDSDELLTPSYHKKHKKQEHPKSRKREKSLEVRDFQDQTPKHQILSRSSSEPSWLTFRAGRCHGEEDDLEPDHLTDALAHDSAQTQSTVTTPDAHVQRHHTGRGTVIEGNTRVPRAEDETLDDGSEDKESDPSVERVEGEEENVYVSQKRKMGSLVHSENKRPCLQEEQPHSENMAEKMNLQKPTNTPEAVLSEKTKPGDGGQGEKPGDAAQRAPSSLTRTHCLPSTQTVMVSPLSRTEGPRSRPLPPDGSGREASVQKLAGLEKEALRLRRLLALEATGTAADGGTEKPPAGPPETRAASTASREVGCQTDVAESSSSSSWPGPAARPGVVVLSPRALCGSIGPTEHSASKKEKAEGYSRMIAGDNEACESSRSSQEDLHSIRNNVVVLLTALLPQLDLAGISMETTDVDNILQQIIEVNSLKL